TGGCCTTATAGACACTACACAAAACAGAAAATCTCTAGTTTTTAGCATAACATTTTCTAAGTATCTTCTCTCCTCACACAGGACTCTGGGGCTTGGTGAACAATGCAGGCATTGGTTCTCCAGCAGCTCCTGATGATTGGCTGACTAAGGATGACTTTGCCAAGGTGATAAATGTCAACCTGCTTGGGGTGATTGACGTGACGCTGCACATGCTACCTCTGGTGAAAAAAGCCAGAGGGAGGGTGGTCAATGTGGCCAGTGTGATGGGGAGACTCGCGTGCTTTGGAGGAGGTTACTGCCCAGCCAAGTATGGTGTGGAAGCCTTCTCTGACAACCTGAGGTAAAATACCAGCCCTATGGCTTTCTCTTTTGCTTGGTTAAGTGATGTTGCTTTTGCTTGATTAAAGTAACCCATTTAGCTGCTTTGAAGGAATGAGATATGGACCCAGATGGAGTCCTAAACGGCACTGAAATTTTTTATTTCTTGGTAAATAAGTTACTAAGAACATTTCTTAAATATGTGTAGCCTATTTTGTTTCCCTTGAGTGAGACTTGTATAGGGTACAGTAATGAGGTCAAAAATGTATAACACAATTCATACAGAAAAAGGAGACAACAAAAACTAGTGGGAAACAGAATACTGAGGCATTGGAAACATGGCACCGGAAGAGTTTACATCTGTATTGAGAGCAGAACTGGATgcatttaaaactgaaattagATCAGACAGTTAAAACATTAGAAACAAAATTAAGcgaaattgacaataaaattttaaatgagAGAGTTAAACAATTGGTTCAAGCACAATCAGAATTTGAAAGTGATCTTAAGATGAGAGTAGAAACACATGTATGGATTTAAGGACATAAATGAAAGGATACTCAGACTGGAACAGCTATTGGATCAAAATGAAAATAAGATGGACATATCTGATTTTTAGAAGGATACTGGAGGGTGCAGAAAAAGGAAATTTAATGTTTATGGAACAGCAAGTTGCACATATTTTGGTTATAAGCAGTGAAGAACAAATATATCTCAAATCTGTCTATAGAATTAATGCAAAAATTGCTAAAATACttggaaaaaataaaacaatcaagAGATGTGTTAGTAAAATTTTGAGTAAATTATAAAGCCATTAGTTTGGAATATTATAAGGCAAAATCCAGGGCTTGAAATTAATGGAGAAAAATTATTAAACTGTCAGATATCCCCTAGAACATTATGGAAGAGAAAAGAATTTAGTTGAGTGGTTTAAAAATTACAAGAAAGAATTAGGTATTGGTGGGGTTTTCCAGCTAAGTTATATTAGTCATAAACAAAAACTGTTGTCTTGTCAACTCATGAAGTGGAAGATTGTTTGGATTATATTAAAGAGGAAGACCTAAGTTAAGAACTACTGTAAAATAACTTCCAGTAAATATATACTAAGCATTTCTTGGTAAATTAAACATCTCCTTTTCTACAACACAACTGAAGACGTACAAATAATTGGATCTTTTGAATCTCACATTTATGTCTTGTACCCAGCACAAGTGCATGAATCAATTCTTCTTTTACAAAATAACTCTGAAAAGAAATTATGAATGGGTTCAGACAGCCCACCgaacttcaaatgtaggttacaaatGGGCAGAGAATGTCAAGTGAATTTGCccagcacccaagaagacacgagacacaaggtaTTGGTATAAATTAGGGCCATGATTTATTTAACTTCAGAACAACAGAATTAAaaagagcagggattggctctccaccccatacAGTGTGGTATCAATAGGCATGCGCCAACAGGGCATGCCTAGCCTATGGCATAGGGCAATACACctgggctccaggcagccccagtgCTCTAAAACaggggctgcctatcctagccggCCTAGTGCCAGGACTCTGCCATagccgcacacacacaccccggtagCCATCCAGCGATtccagggagcttagcctgacagTGTAGATCGGTCAAGGGCTgatctccctgagccgtgcagtctctagagAGTTGCCCTGGCCAACCTATGGCCgaacgcttacctgaaggtgttcaccagccaGCAAAGTTATTCCCGACTGTACTGTACCTGCCATAGTGGGGGTTAGCCTAGTTAGCCCCCAACTGCCCAACCAACCTCGCAAAAAAGCAGCCAATCCGTGTTCCAGGTCTCTAAGAAACGACCTCGTCCCACTGGATGAAAGATGAACTCCATCCCCTCTTTACAAACCAGGTGCCGAGAAAACGATGTCTAGGTGTGCCACAAAACCACCCCCATGGGCCCCTACAAAACGTGCCATTTGGGCATTAACTTTTCTGTGGGCCCTGTCAATCCAATAGGGGTCCCTGGCCCCCTCCAAACCCTGCATTGCAGCATGGCGGACCAGATCACTGAGATCCCTGGAAACCAGTCCAAAACCTGTGCAATGTCCCTCTGCATGTTACGGAGGATGGAAAACCCTGACTGCATAGCTAAATCATTTTCTCCCAGGTGCACCACGATGATATTGGGTGGTGGATTAGTCACCAGGAATTCCTGCAGCCAAGGCAAAAACTGGGCAATGACCATGCCCCGACGACCAATCCAGGAGATGCCCATTTCCTGAGTCCCAGTTGTGTTCCAGGCTGAACCCCACATGCAGCTCTACGGGCCCAGAACACAATCAAATGACCCAGGATGAGGACCCGTGCCCTCTCAGCACGTCGCACTGTGCCTGAAAGGAGAAAACAACCAGTGACTGCAGCCCAGTCCTTAGCACACATACTTCTTATATGTGGCTGACTGACAATGCCCAATGCACTCAATAGCCTCGCCCAAGAGATGCAATCGGGAGGACGCCGAAGCTGCTCCAATACAGAATGAGTGCAGGGACAAGTGCTCCGTGGggacccctgccactgccaggactCGCTGCACCACCGCCCAGAACTGATACTGAGAAAGGGGCCGTCCATGTGCGTGCACGAACAGGCACCTGCTTGTGGACCCCTGGAGGACTGCCTAAGATGTTAATGCCTGCACAGGGCACAAGAGTACGTTGCTAGCCAGGTATAGCGAAACTAGCTGCTCCCTGCCCTTCTGATTGGTCTTGGAAAACTGAAGGCGCAGCTGCTCTGAGGCCGGTCCCAAGTCAACATCTTCCGCACAGAAGAGTGCAGCCTCATAGGGGGACTGGCAGATGGACGAGAAGCGTTCCAGGGCACCCTGAACAGCTGTGGGCATAAGGGGCATACGACGGTCTGCCTGTACCGGACACTCCCGGGCCCAGACCTCCAGCATCCTTCTTACTCTAAAGTCCCCTGTGGTGTCACAAAAACCCTGAGCTTTAGCGTGGAAAGCAATGGCTGCTAGGtaacctgccagggccctgggAGATAACCCCTTACCCTTAAGGTGAACCAAGAACTGCATCAGGTGTTCAGCGGGTGAAGGCCATACCTGAGCCACTCCTTCCTAGAACCTAAACTCCTGGAAGGCCCTGAACTGTCTACCATATGCTGCCCTAGTGTTGGGAGCCAAAGAGACCCAAACAGTTCTCTGCGCTTCTAAGcaccaaggctccacagccaagGGGGCATCTTTTCAGGCTCCGACTCCACCTCTGGTGCCAACTGATGCAAGTGCtgcacctggaaacgagacagcgCATCCGACAAGCTGTTCTGGACACCAGGCACATAGCAGGCTACAAACATGATGTTATTAGTTAAACATGCCATTACAAAGACCCTCACCAAGGTCATAACCCTAGGGGACCTAGACGTCTGCCGGTTGATGACCTGGACCATggcctggttatcacaccagaagCACATGGTCTTGTTTTTAAACAGGTCAGCCCATATGTGTATAGCTACTACAATTGGGAAGAATTCCAGGAATGTTAAATCCCTGGTAATATCCCCATCTACCCAGGCATCTGGCCACCTTTCAGCACACCAGTGCCCATGAAAATAGACGCCAAAACCCAGGCCACTCACAGCATCCGATTGGACCTGAAGCTCAGCCTCTAACAGAAGGGAATCCCCCCAGAAGGAGACACCATTATCGGAGTCCAGAAAGGATGCCCATAACTCCAGATCAGCCCGCATAGGAGCAGTCACCCTAATGCTATGGTGCCAACTCCTAACTTCGCTAGTGGCATCACAGAGCCGACGTAAGAAGGGGTGGCTGGGCACTACTACCCGGCATGCAAAATTTAGATGTCTAATAAGCTGCTGTAGCTGCTTTAATGTGACCTTGCGCCTGGCGACAGGCCTGCAACAATGCCCTCAAGGTCTTGAGTTTCGCCTGTGGGAGCCTAGAGCTTCCGTATTGAGTGTCCAGCTCGATTCCTAAGAAGGTAAGGATGGTGGAGGGTCCTTCAGTTTTATCCTTCACTAATGGGACACCCAGCTCCGAGCAAAGTGAGCTTGGAAACCATCTAGGAGGCGCCTACATCGCCTGGTCCCTGCCCTTCCTAAGAAAAGGAAGTCATCTAAAAAGTGAGCTGTCATTACCAACCCAGCCCTCCAGCAAAGCGCCCATTCCAATATGGAACTAAATGCTTCGAAGGCTGTGCACGAGACAAAACATGGGCAGGGTGTGATCAATGCAATACTGGCCCTCAAACGCAAAACCCAATAGGTTAAAATCGGCGGGGTGAACTGGGAACAGGCGAAATGCAGACTCTATGTCGCATTTTGCCAAAAGCATGCCGGGCCCACATGAACGGACCACCCTAACCGCCTGATTAAATAAGGTGTACTTCACAGAGCAGAGCTCTGCTGGGATCCCATCATTCACTGAAGCGCCGTGTGGGAAATAAAGGTGGTGAATCAATCTATACTCGCCCGGTGCCTTCTTGGGCACTACCCCCAGTGGGGAGATGTGCAAGTCCAGCATGGGCAGCTCTTCAAAAGGGCCAAGAACATGTCCCAAGGCTACTTCCTTGCGAATCTTTTTGAGCACCACCATTTCCATCCCCAGGACGGACTTCAGATTTGGGGCTGGACAATGCTTTCTCAGACCAACATAAGGGATGTGAAAACCAAAGTTGAAACCCTCCCACAAATAAGCCACCTGGTCCTAAAGGGGGTACTCTTCCAGGAGGTGGGAAAAAACTGGGATCCTAATTGGGCTGAGGCCCTTTTCCATGGGATCCCCCTTGTGGAGCACCCCCAGCCTTCTGGCCACCAACTGGTGGGTCTCTAAGGCCGCCCCTGAAGCCTTTGATGTGCTGGCAGTGGAGGCTGGCATGCTTTCCGCCGCGGAAGCCACACCCGTGCTGGAAGCGGCAGGGTGATCGACTGCATTTTCCACTGGTATTAAATGCCCAGCATGGCAGGGTACTTTGAACACCCTGTGCAGCGACAGGCCCAGGGGACAGAGTTGCAGGAGTCTTAGATATCAAATGGCTGCCGTCAGCACGCTCCCCTTGAATGGGCCTCGAGGAGGTCATGATAAGAAGCCAAAGCTCCTGATGTTGCCTAACCCAGGGGATAGCAGGGTTCAATGCTGCCCTGTGCCTGAAGGAATGATTGTACCACTCCCAGGCATTCCCCATAAAATCCATGTACCCCTGGTATATAATGTCCATGTATTTAACGAGAGCGGGGCCCTTGGACGTGTGCACCTGCAGCATAACGCCCATATAGACCATGTATGCTGACAGCCAATTAGCCCAGTTGTGTTCCACCAGCTTGCGTTttgacttctcctcctcccttttttgTTCCCCATCCTTCACTACCGGCTCGGGTTCCCTGAATAATAATTGAAAGATATCAACAGATTCCCCACACCAAATGTGTTCCTTAACAGCAGGCAACAAATGGTCACCCAAGGGGAGGGAGGTATCACACGGTGGATAAGGGGGCTGTGTTCCAGGAGCCTCTGCAGCTCCATAAGGAACTGCTGGTGGGGCTCCAACCAAAGGGGCTACACCACCTTGCCAGACCTGTGCACATGCCCCATAAGGGAGTGAAGGGCCATACATGCCTGGGTGCCACCTGTATGGGCTATATATAGGTGCCATGGGCGGCATTCCCCAAGGCCAAGTGTGGTGCAAGGACCTACCAGACCCCTGCCTGTCCAGAGTGTGACCATCATTGCCAGATGATTCCAACGCAGGCGCAGGACTGGTGTTGTCCAAAGttaagtccaccaatgtctggaccGGCTGCTGCCCTCATGACTCTAAAACATCCAGCCTGGCAGACAGGGACTGCATGAGTTTGGCTTTCTTAGCCCCCCTGGTGACCCTCTTATGCTCAGCAGGAATGCCAGATGGTCCACCTTTCCAGGgagtagcaagattggagtgggcccagagacaagattttaaaatgggcccctcactgatatacacacacaaacacacttcacaatatatagtgcactcacactcacatcctcattatgaatacggtgaatgtctaattcacattgaatctagttttttaactctctgctactgccaatctccaagagactcaacataattcatagggggtgcaacatgggtgggtgaagagtcatgtgacatgcctctgggggcccccaagatGACTGTCTTTCCTTGCCTattggtagttatgcccctgcccctttctctttttccttaGCCGCcccctgtttttctttctcaaGAACTTCAAGGTGCGCAATAAGCGCCCATGTCCCAGTCATCCTCTGATGAAGAATCAGGCCTCGGCCAAGGCCGGACAGGTGCCCCACGCGTTTCCCCCTTGGCCTTTCGGGGcccatcagtgtagcacaggccCCCCAAACCTAGAAAAGCACAGGCCAGGGGCCTCTCAGGTGTAGCACACAAGCAAATCCCAGGCCTGAGGACCTGTTTCCAAAATGAAAGACCTGGCCACTAAATGCTGACACCACCCAGCAGACAAGCCCACACAGGACTGACTAGGGATAGAGGCCTAAAAAAGGCCTTGCAACCCCAGCGAAGTGGCCTGTAGAGGCAAAGTGGGGGAAGCCTACCCACCTGTATGCCCAAAGAGCCATGTACTTGCCCGTGGCGGGGAGGGGAAGTGCCCCAACCCCCTAGATGCCACAAAGGCCTTCCCACTGGGCCCACAGGCCACTCCAAAACTTGGGTGttgttggttaaaaaaaacaacaacaccccacccccctgccaccatcACTGCTCGGGTGGAAATCCACACCGACCCCTGGGCCACAcgctgttggtgtactgatcgccctgctgcccgatggaatcccttactgagctcacggacatGGTTGCAGAATtcacgttggagtctcacagacttttggtgctggggaacttcagtgttcatttcgggaccaatttgtccagggcagctcaggagttcatagcggccatgacaaccatgggcctatcccaagtggtctctggaccgacgcatattgcaggttaCATGCtcgatctggtcttttactctgatcagggtggtgttctgtgggtagggactcctgtgatttctccattgtcatggacagaccaccatatggttaaggttggacttacaaccacttcccacctcggCAGGGGCGAGgagccaattagaatggtccacctgaaaaggttattggatccagtaagattccaagaagccttggagggattaaaTGTTGGCTTTTATGGTGACCcttttgatgccctggttgagaattggaacaacttgctcaccagggcagtagacaagattgttcctaagcatcccctccgacctgcttcaaaactgaccccttggtatacggaagatctacagggactgaagtggcaaggtaggtggctggagcgcaagtggaaaaagactcgACTTTAATCCGACAGACtatgtcatagagcacatttaaagatctatgttcaggtgatacgtgtggcaaagaagcagttcttttctgcccatattgcttctgtgAACTtgcgtccagtggagttgttcagggttgtgtggGGACTAGTATCAGCCCCAACtcccctgaaccagaatttggagtcatcagttacccgctgtgaggtgtttaaaaattttttcgcagataaaatctcttgggttcgggccaacttagacagagactccacaattaattcaatgtctgaattggaggtgtccgacaactcctcttatgtgtttcgactggatcggtttcagtttgtgactcctgaggatgtggacaagctgcttggagcagtgaagcctaccacttgttctcttgacccttgtccgacatggcttgttctatctagcagggaggatgttcgaggaggcctggtggaaatcataaatgcttttctgagggaaggcaggatgcctccttgtctcaaggaggcaatcattagacctattcttaagaagtctgtcttggatctctcagagtttaataactacaggcctgtctccaacctcccatggttgggtaaggtgattgagaaggtggtggcctcccagctcctggtggtcttggaagaaactgattatctagacccatttcaaactggtttttgggcgggctacggggtggaaactgccttggtcagtctgatagatgatctccaattaggacttggtggaggaagtgtgactgttggtccttttggatctctcggtggctttcgatactgtcgaccatagtatccttctggaacgtctgaaggagttgggtgtaggaggcactgctttgcggtggttctgctcctatccctcaggcagattccagattttatcacttggagactgttgctcttcaaaacttgagcttttatatggggtccctcagggctccatattgtctccaatgctttttaatatctacatgaaatcgctgggagagatcatctggggatttggagccgggtgttatcagtacgttgatgacacccagatctatttctccatgtcaacttctttaggtgatggcatatcttccctgaatgcctgcctggaagcagtaatgggctggatgagggagaataaactgaagctgaacccagataagacggaggtacttgttgtgcggggtcagaactccagagaccattttgacctacctgttctagatggggtcacacttcctcaaaaggaacaggaatctgggagtacttctggatccacacctctccctggtttctcaggtttaggtggtggccaggaatgctttttatcagcttcagctgatacgccagctgcatctgtttcttgagatcaatgaccccaaaacggtggtacatttgTGGGTAACcgccagactggacttctgtaatgcgctctacgtggggctgcctttgtacatggtctggaaacttcagttggttcagaatgcggtagcctggttggtctccgggtcatctcggagagaccacattagacccttgctgatggagctacattggctgccaattggtttctgggcagaatacaaagtgctagttataacttataaagacctaaatggcttaggccctgggtatctaagagaacgcctTCCTCGTTATgttccccaccgcccactgaggtcacttgaggaggtccatttccagttaccgccagctcgtctgatgggcacacggagacgggccttcttgattgctgccccgtgattgtggaatgcgctccctgctgagatgcaatcctccccatctctgacttaaaaataaataaatctgaagacccatctcttcaccaaagctttttcagctttttaaatttgtagttttaattttatactgttttaaatttatactgtttttaaattgttaaactgttttaaccttttatattggttttaattatttttatgtccttgttaaccacccagagatgaaagtttgggtggttaaataataaataaataaataaataaataaataaataaataaatagtggtccAAATTCCACGTTTGCCGGAATTTGCAGTCCGGCAAACTGATTCGGTCAAACTGCAAACTTGTTGGACAGTTTGAGATGGTGCCAGGGGAGTTGCAAGCAGAACCTTGAAAAGTAAAGACTCAGATCCCTGCTGGAGTGACCTCCTCTTCAGGGAGCTTCTGCTGAAGCGGCACTCCCCCCACAGCCCACACATGGTGGCAGTTCTGTCACTCACTCAGCCTCCGCAATTCATCAGTTGTGTTAAAGTGCCATTTAGTTTATTAtatcaactttaaaaaaatgtttaaagccCATTGGAGAAACTTATTGAGTAGTGAATGAGGAATGTGcaccacagtgtgaaacaggatgctggactagatgggccacgggcctgatccagcagggctgttcttatgtatgcatGTTCATAGAAATACATAATAAGCAAATTGAGGAGATAGGGGCAGGGCCAAACTCATTGGTGGGCCAGGCTGGGCATGGGCCCGAAAGTCTATACCCATCGACCTGGCCGTTTCAGTGGCAGCAGTACTGAGAAATGTCTGGCACATCAATGCTGCTGCTGGGCAtcacccaccagccaatgggagcatccTGCAGGTGATGAGATAGCACAAAGGCCTGGGGGACGCTGCCACTGGCTGatgggtggaggtggaggagctgCCAACAAAGGGCTCAGCAAGACCAACTCTTCTTCTGatgagctgccactgccacatccTTCACTAGCTTCAGCAGCAGTTCTTCTTCCCCTTCAAGTGTGGCCAAGTCCTTTGTTCTAACAGCTCCTTTTTTCTCATTCTCCAAGGGCGGGAAGGGGAGAAGCTGTGCAGGGTCCTATTTTGTCCATGGGGCAGTGAGGGCACAGAGCAACCTAGTGCTGACTCTGGATAGCTGGAAAGAAGGGAGTTTGTTCTTGCCATGTTttctacaagaaagccttcataCTATCAACTTACAGTCTTTGTAACAACTGCCCATGGACTCTcatgtatggggtggtatatacatgtaagAAAAACTCAGTTGGGCTTTCTCTTGCTTTTACAGGAGGTACATCTGCTCCTTTGAGAAACAGTTTCTAGCATATAAACTTTAAAACCAGGGTTTGTAAATGACtggaaaactgttttaaattgctgccctgattttccagggtttttttttaagctgtttgaattgtttaattcattttattctgttttgtagtttgattttaactgttaacctgttttaattgtgttttttaacttttggtaaactaccctgggccattttggaagggtatatataaatctaataaataaaataaaataaaataaggaaaggGATCAGGAGGGCCAGAAGATCCGAGAGCTAGAATCCTCAGTGGtactatttaaaaatcaataatgcATCAGGATGATTATGATTGATCCATAGAAGGTGACTggtttcttgttctctttggtTCCAATGCAGGCGGCAGCTCCACCATTTTGGGGTTTGGGTCAGCATTGTTGAGCCTGGCTCTTTCATTACAGACATTGCAAAAATAGCAGTGGAGGATTTTAAGAATATATGGAGTCAAGTGCCTTGCAACATCAAAGAATCCTACGGACAACAATACTTTGAGACCCGTGAGTTacatttctggaagggcattcACATGACGGGTGGGGGAGCACTACTTATTGCACCACTTACCTGCCCCACCAGACAATAGTTAAATGTTGGTGGAGATTTGGAGcatgtcctggcctccgggagtcccacagtgcaccgcatgATGTGTGGAGTGCATTGGGGacttcccccaggagacagacacTCTAAGTACCTGGATCTGTGTccactcaggctgcaagcagcccaagtaATCACAATGACCCGTGTGCCAGGCTTAAGGATGCACTCATGCCCTGAACCTCAGCTAAAGGCATGGGTAAAAAGCAGGGTTTGGAGGGAAGGCAGCACTGGGAACGGCCTGGCTCAGCTAGGCTGACCTAGCTCGGGCTAGGCTAACAGGAAGGTGAGAAACCCAAGTCCAAGAACTCCCAGTCCTGCCATAGGAATCTCCATTCTGAAGCATCAAGGACAGTTCAGTGTTTCTTCTTTGGAATGACTTTTGGGGGAGGTACCCATGGGCTGTTTTATTCCATTAGCTACCAAAAATGTTTGCTTGCCTCCTATATTGTTGCACAGACTATGTTTTCCACACACAGTTTACAGGTTTTTCCAACAAATGATCAAGAAAGGCAGCCACAACATCTGCCTGGTCACCAACTGCATGGAACATGCCCTGACGTCCTGCCACCCTCGCACACGCTACTCCGCAGGCTGGGATGCAAAGCTCTTCTACATTCCTCTCTCCTATTGCCCTACGTCGGTGGCAGACTACGTGTTGACCTGCTTTATGTCCAAGCCAGCCCAGGCACTGTAGATTATACCATAGCAGCAGCATTGCtattgttgaaataagagcttccccacctctggcaacttctaaaaaggcaccCAAGacatattcacccaggcttttaattagatttatagataATTTTGAATGTGGAGTTTTAAATGACAATGTTAatgattgtaatgtttaaatgaaTTTAACTTTTGtactttttattgattttaattgtaagccgcccagagatgcaagttttgagtggtatagaaatgttagataaataaattttaaaaattgtccaAACAAGCCAATAAACTGCGGAAGGGACATAACTCTAATAATGTTTTTTAATATCCTAAACAGATGCATCATATGTCATCAAATAATTGGTGTGAGCTGGTGTGGGGTAGTGGCTAAGTCTGAGCTGTGGATCCAAAAGCCCCTGGTTCAAATCCATGTCTCTGCCATGTAtccactaggtggccttaggcaagccagtGCACCCTAGCCTCGCTCCCCATCTGGAATGGTGAACAATATAACTCACAGAGTTGACTGATATGGTGCACAGTGTTATGAAGGCACAACGCTGCtctgtggggctgctgtggacttgaaAGGCAGGGTCCAGCGGTTGTACACACAGTGCTTCTGCAGATCTCCCCACAGGCCTGAATGAGGAGGACAGATCTCCCCAGTGTCCTGAACAGCCTTTCAGTTCCTCAGAAGGCCTGCAGTTCAATGTTACACCACCGTAACACTGTGCATCGTGTGGGCCATGGTTACAAATATTTAACTGGAAAGTGCTTCAAACACTCAAAAGTACTATGCTACTTATTGCACAGCCTTGAAGAAAAAACCTTagtttattttttccatttatttCTGAGAGAGTAGTTCATACAGCTTTGTCACATTTTTGCCCTATTCACCAGCCACATAGTCTACAAATGATAGATCTAGAAGCAGTCATTACTGGTATGTACATGCAGTCAATGTCAATCAGTATTTCCCAAA
Above is a window of Hemicordylus capensis ecotype Gifberg chromosome 2, rHemCap1.1.pri, whole genome shotgun sequence DNA encoding:
- the LOC128346238 gene encoding 17-beta-hydroxysteroid dehydrogenase type 6-like isoform X2, which translates into the protein MWLYLAALVGLYFLRRWYRERQTVDNLTERYVFITGCDSGFGNQLARQLDIQGMRVLAACFTQKGAEQLEKATSERLKTTILDVTSTESVEAATTWVKGCVGNKGLWGLVNNAGIGSPAAPDDWLTKDDFAKVINVNLLGVIDVTLHMLPLVKKARGRVVNVASVMGRLACFGGGYCPAKYGVEAFSDNLRRQLHHFGVWVSIVEPGSFITDIAKIAVEDFKNIWSQVPCNIKESYGQQYFETLYRFFQQMIKKGSHNICLVTNCMEHALTSCHPRTRYSAGWDAKLFYIPLSYCPTSVADYVLTCFMSKPAQAL
- the LOC128346238 gene encoding 17-beta-hydroxysteroid dehydrogenase type 6-like isoform X1; its protein translation is MKVIILKLLAMWLYLAALVGLYFLRRWYRERQTVDNLTERYVFITGCDSGFGNQLARQLDIQGMRVLAACFTQKGAEQLEKATSERLKTTILDVTSTESVEAATTWVKGCVGNKGLWGLVNNAGIGSPAAPDDWLTKDDFAKVINVNLLGVIDVTLHMLPLVKKARGRVVNVASVMGRLACFGGGYCPAKYGVEAFSDNLRRQLHHFGVWVSIVEPGSFITDIAKIAVEDFKNIWSQVPCNIKESYGQQYFETLYRFFQQMIKKGSHNICLVTNCMEHALTSCHPRTRYSAGWDAKLFYIPLSYCPTSVADYVLTCFMSKPAQAL